A part of Capsicum annuum cultivar UCD-10X-F1 chromosome 6, UCD10Xv1.1, whole genome shotgun sequence genomic DNA contains:
- the LOC107855442 gene encoding rhamnogalacturonan I rhamnosyltransferase 1: protein MGLKGTVIAESRMEKLKSSMLSKSRMKLWMIRITTSVLLWICLVQLTILGETWGPRVLKSWPSCLSQESAAVLDVKLVPVRVLPPKRVYMNNGYLMVSCNGGLNQMRSAICDMVAIARYLNVTLIVPELDKTSFWADPSEFQDIFDVDHFIMSLRDEVRILKELPPRLKRRVELGVTHTMAPISWSDISYYHDQILPLIRKYKVVHLNRTDARLANNGLPMEIQKLRCRVNFGALKFTPQIEELGRKVVRLLRQEGPFMVLHLRYEMDMLAFSGCTQGCNAEEVEELTRMRYAYPWWKEKIINSDLKRKDGLCPLTPEETALTLQALDIDPTIQVYIAAGEIYGGERRMASLASAYSNLVRKETLLEPSELRFFQNHSSQMAALDYLVSLESDIFVPTYDGNMAKVVEGHRRYLGYKTTILLDRKHLVDLIDQQNAGSLTWDEFSTAVKEAHAERMGNPTKRLVIQDRPKEEDYFYSNPWECLESSYGDEF, encoded by the exons ATGGGGCTAAAAGGGACAGTTATAGCAGAAAGTAGAATGGAAAAGCTAAAGAGTTCTATGTTATCCAAGTCAAGAATGAAGTTATGGATGATAAGGATAACAACATCAGTGTTGTTGTGGATTTGTTTGGTTCAGTTGACAATATTGGGAGAGACTTGGGGTCCTAGAGTTTTAAAAAGCTGGCCTTCTTGTCTTTCTCAAGAATCAGCTGCTGTACTGGATGTTAAATTGGTCCCTGTTAGAGTTCTTCCACCAAAGA GGGTTTACATGAATAATGGTTACCTAATGGTTTCATGCAATGGCGGGCTTAACCAGATGCGATCAGCG ATATGTGATATGGTTGCTATAGCAAGATATTTGAATGTGACTCTTATTGTTCCCGAGCTGGATAAAACCTCCTTTTGGGCTGATCCCAG TGAATTTCAAGACATATTCGATGTTGATCACTTCATAATGTCCTTGAGAGATGAAGTTCGAATATTAAAGGAGCTACCTCCAAGGCTGAAGAGGAGAGTAGAGTTAGGAGTGACTCATACTATGGCTCCTATTAGTTGGTCTGACATTTCCTACTACCATGATCAG ATTCTTCCGTTAATTCGGAAGTATAAAGTAGTTCATTTGAACAGGACTGATGCTCGGCTTGCCAATAATGGACTACCTATGGAAATTCAAAAGCTACGATGCAGAGTTAATTTTGGTGCGTTGAAGTTCACCCCTCAAATTGAAGAGTTGGGTAGAAAGGTTGTCAGACTACTCAGGCAAGAGGGTCCTTTTATGGTTCTGCACTTGAGATACGAAATGGATATGTTAGCTTTCTCTGGCTGTACCCAGGGATGCAACGCGGAGGAGGTTGAAGAGTTGACAAGAATGAG ATATGCTTATCCGtggtggaaagaaaaaattataaattcagatttgaaaagaaaagatgGTCTGTGTCCTTTGACACCTGAGGAAACTGCTCTTACTTTACAGGCATTGGATATTGATCCTACTATTCAAGTGTACATTGCGGCCGGGGAGATTTATGGCGGAGAAAGGAGAATGGCTAGTCTTGCTTCAGCTTATTCTAATTTG GTAAGGAAGGAGACACTACTCGAGCCTTCCGAGCTAAGGTTCTTTCAAAATCACTCCTCCCAGATGGCAGCACTAGATTATCTTGTTTCCTTGGAGAGCGATATCTTTGTTCCTACATATGACGGGAACATGGCTAAAGTTGTTGAAGGACATCGCAG ATATCTTGGATACAAGACAACAATCTTGTTGGACAGAAAGCATCTGGTGGATTTAATAGACCAGCAAAATGCTGGATCATTGACATGGGATGAGTTCTCTACCGCTGTTAAGGAAGCTCATGCTGAACGTATGGGCAACCCAACAAAGAGATTGGTCATTCAAGACAGACCTAAAGAGGAGGATTACTTTTACTCCAATCCGTGGGAGTGCTTAGAATCATCGTATGGGGATGAATTTTAA